In the genome of Sulfurimonas autotrophica DSM 16294, the window ATCTAAATTAATATCAATGTGTTTTGCCCGTAAATAGGCTTGAAGTTGCATATAAAAGCCAATATAAGCATGAGAATATTGCGATAAAACTCTATCATGAAATTTCTCAAATGATTCATTTTTAAGACGTAGTTTTTTATATTCAAGTATAAGCGTTTCAACGAAAAATCTTGAAAATCTAAGAGGGGATGCCTTTATAACAGTATAACCATTTTTACCTTCACTGACAATCTTTCCTCCTATGGTTATATGCACACCGTCTTCGGTTTGTCCATTTACTTTTGTTTTACAGCCTTCAAAACCGATATCTCCTATTTCATGAGTTCCACAGCCTTTGACACAAGCCGACCAATACATTCTTACTCTACCGGATTTGAGTGGAACTTTAGTGCTTAAATACTCAGCCATTTCAATAGCATCTGCTTTATTCTCAATAACACCAAAAGCACAATGTTTTGTTCCTGCGCAGGCGACAAGGTTGTTAAAATAAGGCGTATTTATATTTTTGTATCTTGTAAAAAAAGCATCTTGTAAAAGTGCAGTAGTATCTTTGACACCTAAAATGTAAATATTTTGCTCAACACTAAATCTTATTTCGCCACTGCCATGGATTTGGCTTAACTCGGCTACTTTGATAAGATCACTTCCTGCAAATATTCCAGAAGGCACAATAACATGCACACCAAATGAACCGTCACGCAGTTGTACTTTTCCATGCTCAGAATCTACCGGATTCATCTGCGTCATTGTATCACCGGCTGTTGCAAAGTCAACACCTGCAACCTCACGAATAGCCGTAGAAATTTCAGGCATTCCCACAGCATCGATGAGAAAGTGAAGTCTATTTTTATTTCTGTTGTCTCTAAAACCGTATTTTCTAAAGATTTCAATAAGAGAACCATAGGCTTTTAAAACTTCTTCTTCATTTGTTAAAAAGATGTCAGCACTTTTGGCAATCATGCCTACTTTGCCACCAAGAAACATGTTGTAGCCGTAAACTCCATCTTTTTGTGCAAGAACGAGAGAACAGTCATGTCCAAAAACATTACATCTGTTTACAAGTGAACCTGAAATTCCTGTATTGAATTTTCTTGGAAGTGTAGAAATCCAGTCAGGATTTTTTAAAAAAGTTTTTTCAATTTTTTTAAGTAAATTATATGAAGGAAGCACATTGTCAAAACCGTCTTTGTCAAGCGGGTCTGTGACTATATTTCTAAAGTTGTCTACACCTGTCTGGTAAGAAGTAAGTCCAACTGCATCAAGACCTGCTAAAATA includes:
- a CDS encoding ferredoxin--nitrite reductase, whose translation is MQLEVLEKAYEARNKKVNKIEKVKDLKKPMQAFEKITQYAKEGYDAIPDEDKKYFLKCFGIYDKDAQTPQQFMMRVRVSGGHLGAVQAKKIGEIAKEFGQDYIDITTRAQIELRFLNIEDMPAILAGLDAVGLTSYQTGVDNFRNIVTDPLDKDGFDNVLPSYNLLKKIEKTFLKNPDWISTLPRKFNTGISGSLVNRCNVFGHDCSLVLAQKDGVYGYNMFLGGKVGMIAKSADIFLTNEEEVLKAYGSLIEIFRKYGFRDNRNKNRLHFLIDAVGMPEISTAIREVAGVDFATAGDTMTQMNPVDSEHGKVQLRDGSFGVHVIVPSGIFAGSDLIKVAELSQIHGSGEIRFSVEQNIYILGVKDTTALLQDAFFTRYKNINTPYFNNLVACAGTKHCAFGVIENKADAIEMAEYLSTKVPLKSGRVRMYWSACVKGCGTHEIGDIGFEGCKTKVNGQTEDGVHITIGGKIVSEGKNGYTVIKASPLRFSRFFVETLILEYKKLRLKNESFEKFHDRVLSQYSHAYIGFYMQLQAYLRAKHIDINLDIKKMTKTGKNEEFEIFELGRKIYFSFSKQEAYSAYDRFTNENPREKLTNIKKILPELDENIANLLTKMLDNNESNRAVVFSELSSYINLA